A window from Chryseobacterium vaccae encodes these proteins:
- a CDS encoding multicopper oxidase domain-containing protein produces MKKMIIFLVLLCSVFTFAQTTKTYYTCPMHPEVVSSKPGDCPKCKMTLVKKTVVIKPKVIAKPQEKPVQKAEIRTKPVEPKVNKAKPEIKKVKSVKEAEKAKPAKPVQTARAPIVSQPKVHTQSHSVYTCPMHPEVTSDKPGKCPKCGMELVENEDHQHAVVEEPKKEEKSVLRKNSENGKVTFGGKTVRYDLYVKDTIVNFTGKNRRALAINGKLQAPTLYFTEGDTAEIYLHNMLKENTGLHWHGVILPNEHDGVPYLTTKPVKPGETHLYKFKISQNGTYWYHSHEALQEQIGMNGILVFKKREGESAPQYNAEIPVLLGDWSDDDPMQIARRLHMANTDWYAVKKNAVQSYWEAIKSGHFGTKALNEWKRMEAMDVSDVYYDKFLINGLPSSDYSNLKAGDKIRLRVANGGSSTYFWLNYGGGKIKVVGNDGNDVVPVEVDRLIIGVSETYDIEVTVPENKSFEFRATSEDRIGHASLWLGSGDKVEAPNLPRLMLFEGMKMMNGMMEMSGNMKPMNMTMGNQMMDMNEVMYPEIPESQRKTTAKHMNEMMGVKTKEKEQKEEDHSQHSGMNMKEEKTIKRLSYNLLNSPEKTILPTDSIREMKFTLEGNMNHYLWTLDNKTVTETDKILVKKGEILRIKLYNNSMMRHPMHLHGHDFRLINSKGEYSPLKNVVDIMPMETVTIEFAANQDGDWFFHCHILYHMMAGMGRIFSYENSKPNPQLPNRKLAWKNFLQDNRMISSMAMLDVASNKMHAETMTMFGPRWANLNEFHSNWNFDHFEGNVKVGRFLGKFQWALPYAGFRFQKNHEIMERQMTEDMGMDFHGKKFWFGQQKASKTKASFIVGMQYLLPMLITADASVDQNGKVLLELSREDIPISRRIRGNFSVNSDGEFTTGVRYILQKWLSVSGNYDNEMGWGAGVTLTY; encoded by the coding sequence ATGAAAAAAATGATCATATTTCTGGTGCTTTTATGCTCTGTTTTTACCTTCGCCCAAACAACGAAAACATATTATACCTGTCCGATGCATCCTGAAGTAGTCTCCTCAAAACCTGGTGACTGCCCGAAATGCAAAATGACGCTGGTAAAGAAAACAGTGGTAATAAAGCCTAAAGTAATTGCAAAACCTCAGGAAAAGCCCGTACAGAAAGCTGAAATCAGAACAAAACCCGTAGAACCTAAAGTAAATAAAGCAAAGCCTGAAATTAAAAAGGTGAAAAGTGTCAAGGAAGCAGAAAAAGCAAAGCCTGCTAAACCTGTTCAGACTGCCAGAGCACCAATAGTTTCTCAACCTAAAGTTCATACGCAATCTCATTCTGTTTATACCTGCCCGATGCATCCGGAAGTAACCTCAGATAAACCTGGAAAATGCCCGAAGTGCGGAATGGAGCTGGTGGAGAATGAAGATCATCAACATGCGGTTGTTGAAGAACCTAAAAAAGAAGAAAAATCTGTTTTAAGAAAAAATTCTGAGAACGGAAAAGTAACTTTTGGAGGAAAAACAGTCAGATACGATCTTTATGTGAAAGATACAATCGTAAATTTTACAGGGAAAAACAGGAGAGCGCTGGCCATTAACGGTAAATTGCAGGCTCCCACCCTATATTTTACAGAAGGGGATACGGCAGAAATCTATCTTCACAATATGCTGAAGGAGAATACCGGGCTGCACTGGCATGGAGTAATTCTTCCCAATGAGCATGACGGCGTTCCGTATCTCACAACAAAGCCTGTAAAACCAGGGGAAACCCATTTATACAAATTTAAAATCTCTCAGAACGGAACCTATTGGTATCACTCCCATGAAGCTCTTCAGGAGCAGATCGGAATGAACGGTATCCTTGTTTTCAAAAAAAGAGAAGGGGAGTCTGCTCCTCAATATAATGCGGAAATTCCGGTTCTTTTAGGCGATTGGAGTGATGATGATCCGATGCAGATTGCCAGAAGGCTTCATATGGCCAATACAGACTGGTATGCTGTGAAGAAAAATGCAGTTCAGAGTTACTGGGAAGCTATAAAATCAGGGCATTTCGGAACAAAAGCCCTGAATGAATGGAAAAGAATGGAAGCAATGGATGTAAGTGATGTATATTACGATAAGTTCCTCATCAACGGGCTTCCAAGTTCTGATTACTCCAATTTAAAAGCAGGTGACAAAATTAGATTGAGAGTTGCCAACGGAGGATCATCCACCTATTTCTGGCTGAATTACGGCGGCGGAAAAATAAAAGTTGTAGGAAATGACGGAAATGACGTAGTCCCTGTGGAAGTAGACCGTCTGATTATAGGTGTTTCTGAAACTTATGATATTGAAGTAACAGTTCCGGAGAATAAAAGCTTTGAATTCCGGGCTACTTCCGAAGACAGAATTGGCCATGCTTCTTTATGGCTGGGTTCCGGTGATAAGGTTGAAGCTCCCAATCTGCCAAGACTGATGTTGTTTGAAGGAATGAAAATGATGAACGGAATGATGGAAATGAGCGGAAACATGAAGCCGATGAACATGACGATGGGCAACCAGATGATGGATATGAACGAGGTGATGTATCCTGAAATTCCTGAAAGCCAGCGTAAAACAACAGCAAAGCATATGAATGAAATGATGGGAGTGAAGACAAAAGAAAAGGAACAGAAAGAAGAAGATCATTCACAGCATTCAGGGATGAATATGAAGGAGGAAAAAACAATCAAAAGACTGTCTTATAATCTGTTAAATTCTCCTGAAAAAACAATTCTTCCAACAGACAGCATTCGTGAAATGAAGTTTACCCTGGAAGGAAATATGAACCATTATCTGTGGACACTGGATAATAAAACGGTAACAGAAACAGATAAAATTCTGGTAAAAAAAGGAGAAATTCTTAGAATCAAGCTGTATAACAATTCTATGATGCGCCACCCGATGCATCTTCATGGCCATGATTTCAGATTAATCAATTCAAAAGGAGAGTATTCTCCGTTGAAAAATGTAGTAGACATTATGCCAATGGAAACGGTAACGATAGAATTTGCGGCCAATCAGGACGGAGACTGGTTCTTCCATTGTCATATTCTATATCATATGATGGCGGGAATGGGAAGAATATTCAGCTATGAAAACTCGAAGCCCAATCCACAGCTGCCCAACAGAAAACTTGCCTGGAAAAACTTTTTGCAGGACAACAGGATGATCAGCTCTATGGCAATGCTTGATGTAGCCAGCAATAAAATGCACGCTGAGACAATGACAATGTTCGGACCGAGATGGGCTAATCTGAATGAGTTCCATTCCAACTGGAATTTCGATCATTTTGAAGGAAATGTAAAAGTAGGAAGATTCTTAGGAAAATTCCAGTGGGCTCTTCCATATGCCGGTTTCAGGTTCCAGAAGAATCATGAGATCATGGAAAGACAGATGACTGAAGATATGGGAATGGATTTTCACGGAAAGAAATTCTGGTTCGGACAGCAGAAAGCTTCTAAGACTAAAGCGTCCTTCATTGTCGGAATGCAGTATCTTTTGCCGATGCTCATCACTGCTGATGCAAGTGTAGACCAGAACGGAAAAGTTTTACTGGAGCTGAGCAGAGAAGATATTCCTATTTCCAGAAGGATAAGAGGAAATTTCAGTGTTAATTCTGATGGAGAATTTACAACAGGAGTACGGTATATCCTGCAAAAATGGCTATCCGTTTCCGGAAATTATGATAATGAAATGGGCTGGGGTGCCGGTGTTACTCTAACTTACTAA
- a CDS encoding DUF3347 domain-containing protein, whose protein sequence is MKKYIITAALSLFSILSVSAQSKKDAQVSKLYQNYIAIKTALASDDADKTSKAATEFIKTASTVDYKLVSEGNLNILRKDATVISDARNIAAQRETFLNLSENMIALTKEFKLSEKPVYVQYCPMADGSWLSDEKKIANPYYGSSMLSCGSVKSEIK, encoded by the coding sequence ATGAAAAAGTATATCATTACAGCAGCCTTATCTTTATTTTCAATCCTTTCAGTTTCAGCACAGTCTAAAAAAGATGCGCAGGTATCCAAACTGTACCAGAATTATATTGCCATTAAAACTGCTCTGGCTTCTGATGATGCCGATAAAACCTCAAAAGCAGCAACCGAATTTATTAAGACAGCTTCTACGGTTGATTATAAATTAGTGTCTGAGGGTAATCTTAATATCCTGAGAAAAGATGCTACTGTTATTTCTGATGCGAGAAATATTGCTGCACAAAGAGAAACATTCCTGAATCTTTCAGAAAATATGATTGCTTTGACGAAAGAATTTAAACTTTCTGAAAAGCCCGTTTATGTACAATACTGCCCAATGGCTGACGGCAGCTGGCTGAGCGATGAAAAAAAGATCGCCAATCCATACTACGGAAGCTCTATGCTTTCATGCGGGAGTGTAAAGTCGGAGATTAAATAA
- a CDS encoding HYC_CC_PP family protein, which yields MKKILAILFSVFYFGFSSGAAFSVHYCMQEFVSVSQKTDDICGKCGVKDKKSCCKTEIKVVKVDDSQKSDFLKIDFLNQILEKAPDHQFFVTDKSFSASKFSQIRINAPPEYRPVPIYINHCNFRI from the coding sequence ATGAAAAAGATTCTTGCCATATTGTTTTCTGTTTTCTACTTCGGGTTTTCTTCCGGAGCGGCTTTCAGTGTTCATTATTGTATGCAGGAATTTGTTTCTGTAAGCCAAAAAACGGATGATATCTGTGGTAAATGCGGTGTTAAAGATAAAAAAAGCTGCTGCAAGACAGAGATCAAAGTGGTAAAAGTGGATGATTCCCAAAAGTCAGATTTTCTGAAGATTGATTTTTTAAATCAGATTCTGGAAAAAGCACCGGACCACCAGTTTTTCGTTACAGACAAGTCTTTTTCAGCATCAAAATTTAGCCAGATAAGAATCAACGCACCGCCTGAATACAGGCCGGTTCCCATCTATATCAATCATTGTAATTTTAGAATTTAG
- a CDS encoding TonB-dependent receptor plug domain-containing protein, translating into MKKLVLPLSLMVPVLIFSQNRKKDTTTRVTDIEEVVFQKKVIGRTSDITNVKISAKEAQSVATISGGIEGLLKTLPSVSSNTELSSQYMVRGGNYDENLIYINDIEIYRPFLIRNSQQEGMSIINPDMVSVVNFSAGGFEAKYGDKMSSALNVYYREPEKFELSGEASLIGGRLTTGLASKNKKLTALFSGRYRNTNLVLNTLNEDTDFNPTYWDFQSYINYHVNDKFSMSFIGYYSKNDYEMIPKAKSVTFGSLQQPITVNIGYGGKEQDMYKNMMGTFSLNYKPSDKWRFTLDSFAYQNREKEYYSIASSYELQTFDPVTQAPVSSFDVGGQIEHARNDLYVKTYGTQFRARFSPNVNTNIELGFKYEKENLKDLTNEWKLVDSAGYSLPVAIVDPRTGGTGDLRLFYQIAGKNNIEPSRLSAYAQYSQKFYWGASKVFLNAGARVSNWSFNKETIFSPRVQFAIKPDWESDMTFKLSGGIYYQAPFYKEIKDLDGNFNSNIKSQRSIQAILSNDYEFYMYDRPFKLTTEAYYKKMDNLIPYYMDNVRIRYSGKNNASGYAYGIDTRLFGEFVPGVDSWLSASYSRIYENIDGRGNIPRPTDQRFRFAMFYQDYMPKFPSMRVNLTLIYSMGLPNGAPVFTDPYQYQKTLPAYKRVDLGLSKVFIDSKDKKKRYGFWGNFEELTLGVQVFNAFNINNTVANQWITDYNSNQMYPVPVRLTGRFFNVKLEFKL; encoded by the coding sequence TTGAAAAAACTAGTTTTACCACTAAGCCTTATGGTTCCCGTATTGATTTTCTCTCAAAACAGAAAAAAAGATACAACCACAAGAGTAACCGATATTGAGGAAGTTGTTTTCCAGAAAAAAGTGATCGGAAGAACTTCTGATATTACCAATGTAAAGATCTCAGCAAAAGAGGCTCAAAGTGTAGCTACAATAAGCGGAGGAATTGAAGGGCTGCTTAAAACACTTCCTTCAGTAAGTTCCAATACCGAGCTGTCTTCACAATATATGGTACGTGGCGGAAACTATGATGAAAACCTTATCTACATTAATGATATTGAGATTTACCGTCCATTTCTGATCAGAAATTCTCAACAAGAGGGGATGAGTATCATCAATCCGGACATGGTTTCGGTAGTTAACTTCTCAGCAGGAGGCTTTGAAGCCAAATATGGCGACAAAATGTCTTCGGCATTGAATGTATATTACCGTGAGCCGGAAAAATTTGAACTTTCAGGAGAAGCAAGTTTGATCGGAGGACGATTAACAACCGGTCTGGCTTCAAAAAATAAAAAGCTGACTGCTTTATTCTCAGGAAGGTACAGAAATACCAATCTTGTTCTGAACACGCTGAACGAGGACACAGATTTCAATCCTACTTATTGGGATTTCCAGTCGTATATCAACTATCATGTCAATGATAAATTTTCCATGTCATTCATCGGGTATTATTCCAAGAATGACTACGAAATGATTCCTAAGGCAAAAAGTGTTACTTTCGGAAGCCTTCAGCAGCCCATTACGGTAAATATCGGATATGGCGGTAAAGAGCAGGATATGTATAAAAATATGATGGGAACGTTCTCACTGAACTATAAGCCATCAGATAAATGGAGATTTACTTTAGACAGCTTTGCTTATCAGAACAGAGAAAAAGAGTATTATTCCATTGCTTCCAGCTATGAATTGCAGACTTTTGATCCTGTAACGCAGGCTCCTGTATCCAGCTTCGATGTCGGAGGACAGATAGAGCACGCAAGGAATGACCTGTATGTAAAAACCTATGGAACCCAGTTCAGAGCACGTTTTTCACCGAATGTGAATACGAATATTGAATTAGGCTTTAAATACGAAAAGGAAAACCTGAAAGACCTTACCAACGAATGGAAACTGGTAGACTCTGCAGGATACAGTCTTCCGGTGGCGATTGTTGACCCAAGAACGGGAGGAACAGGAGATCTAAGACTGTTTTACCAGATCGCGGGAAAAAATAATATAGAACCTTCAAGACTCTCAGCTTATGCGCAATATTCCCAAAAGTTCTACTGGGGAGCGAGCAAAGTATTTTTAAATGCCGGAGCAAGAGTTTCCAACTGGAGCTTCAATAAAGAAACGATATTTTCACCCAGAGTCCAGTTTGCCATAAAACCGGATTGGGAATCTGATATGACCTTCAAGCTTTCCGGAGGGATTTATTATCAGGCACCTTTCTACAAAGAGATCAAAGATCTTGACGGAAACTTCAATTCTAATATAAAATCGCAGCGTTCCATTCAGGCCATCCTTTCCAATGACTATGAATTCTACATGTATGACAGACCGTTTAAGCTGACTACAGAAGCCTATTATAAGAAAATGGATAACCTGATTCCTTATTATATGGACAACGTGAGAATCCGTTATTCCGGTAAAAATAATGCTTCAGGATATGCGTATGGAATTGATACGAGACTTTTCGGGGAATTTGTTCCGGGAGTTGATTCCTGGTTGTCTGCAAGTTATTCCAGAATCTATGAAAATATAGACGGAAGAGGAAATATTCCAAGACCTACAGACCAGAGATTCAGGTTTGCGATGTTCTACCAGGATTATATGCCGAAATTCCCATCGATGAGGGTAAACCTTACTTTGATCTATTCCATGGGACTTCCTAACGGAGCTCCTGTATTTACCGATCCTTATCAATATCAGAAAACTTTGCCAGCCTATAAAAGGGTTGATTTAGGTCTTTCCAAAGTATTTATTGATTCCAAGGATAAGAAAAAGAGATATGGTTTCTGGGGTAATTTTGAAGAACTTACTTTAGGAGTGCAGGTTTTCAATGCTTTCAATATCAATAATACAGTAGCCAATCAATGGATTACGGATTATAACTCGAACCAGATGTATCCGGTTCCTGTGCGTCTTACAGGACGTTTCTTCAATGTAAAACTTGAATTTAAACTGTAA
- the kdsA gene encoding 3-deoxy-8-phosphooctulonate synthase — protein MIQYLDNISHKDSKNFFLIAGPCIIEGEDMALRIAEKVINITDKYNIPYIFKGSFKKANRSRVDSFTSIGEEKSLEILKKVGETFNIPTTTDIHENEHAALAAQYVDVLQIPAFLVRQTDLLVAAAKTGKCVTLKKGQFLSPESMKFAVQKVTDSDNQKVAIIERGNSFGYTDLIVDYRGIPTMREYAPVILDVTHSLQQPNQSSGVTGGRPDLIETVAKAGIAVGADGIFIETHPTPETALSDGANMLRLDLLEDLLQKLTRIRESIL, from the coding sequence ATGATTCAGTATTTAGATAATATCAGTCACAAAGATTCAAAAAACTTTTTCCTTATTGCCGGTCCTTGTATTATTGAAGGAGAAGATATGGCTTTAAGAATAGCTGAAAAAGTAATCAATATTACAGATAAATATAACATTCCTTATATTTTCAAGGGAAGCTTTAAGAAAGCCAACAGAAGCCGTGTAGATTCTTTTACCTCCATCGGTGAAGAAAAATCTCTTGAAATTCTGAAAAAAGTAGGCGAGACCTTTAATATTCCTACCACTACGGATATTCATGAAAATGAGCACGCAGCATTGGCCGCTCAGTATGTGGATGTATTACAGATCCCTGCATTTTTAGTACGCCAGACCGACCTTTTGGTGGCTGCTGCGAAAACAGGGAAGTGCGTAACGCTGAAAAAAGGGCAGTTTCTTTCTCCGGAATCCATGAAATTTGCCGTTCAGAAGGTAACTGATTCTGATAATCAGAAAGTAGCGATCATTGAACGAGGAAATTCTTTCGGATATACAGATCTGATCGTGGATTACAGAGGAATTCCTACAATGAGGGAATATGCACCTGTTATTCTGGATGTTACCCACTCATTACAGCAGCCGAATCAGAGTTCCGGTGTTACAGGCGGAAGACCTGATCTTATTGAAACGGTAGCCAAAGCCGGAATTGCAGTAGGAGCGGACGGAATTTTTATTGAAACCCATCCAACCCCTGAAACAGCTTTATCAGACGGTGCCAACATGCTAAGACTGGATTTATTAGAAGATTTATTACAAAAATTAACAAGAATCAGAGAATCGATTTTGTAA
- a CDS encoding DUF1697 domain-containing protein: MKYCAFLRGVNVKGTNMKMADVCQVFKNAGVTDVSSVLASGNIVFSSDKNAAELKQILEKAMSDHFSYEAFLFIKSLEETEAFWNGRPFEKNDDLHLYAFVGNPGVENILMEEFEKSSKTENEKAEIVKGIFYWQVPKGNTLDSTFGKVLGKKSLKDQMTSRNINTFEKILKKF, encoded by the coding sequence ATGAAATACTGTGCTTTTCTCCGAGGAGTCAACGTAAAAGGAACCAATATGAAAATGGCTGATGTATGTCAGGTTTTTAAAAATGCAGGAGTAACTGATGTAAGTTCAGTGCTGGCTTCAGGAAATATTGTTTTTTCTTCAGATAAAAATGCCGCTGAACTGAAGCAGATATTGGAGAAAGCCATGTCTGACCACTTTTCTTACGAAGCTTTTCTATTCATAAAATCTCTGGAAGAAACAGAAGCTTTCTGGAACGGAAGGCCTTTTGAAAAAAACGATGACCTTCATCTGTATGCTTTTGTGGGAAATCCGGGAGTTGAAAATATACTGATGGAAGAATTTGAAAAATCGTCCAAAACCGAAAATGAAAAAGCCGAAATCGTTAAAGGTATTTTCTATTGGCAGGTTCCGAAAGGTAATACCCTGGATTCCACATTCGGGAAAGTGCTGGGAAAGAAAAGCCTGAAAGATCAGATGACCAGCAGGAATATCAATACGTTTGAGAAGATTTTAAAGAAATTTTAA
- a CDS encoding glycosyltransferase family 117 protein has protein sequence MKNWTFRRWNTVLGWVIFVIAFFTYLSTIEPNFSFWDCGEYISSAVKLEVTHAPGAALFQIVGAVAAIFALGKGENYSIVINAMSALFSALTILFLFWTITHFVRRLLNKDFEEVTKHQEISILFAGAIGALCFTFSDTFWFSAVEGEVYSMASMFIALLVWLITKWENEYQATDSERWIILIFFVLGLSVGVHMMCMLAVPAVCLVYYARNYKFTWKNFIWANAITLGILIIVFKIIFPLIMTMFGKLEIFFVNGLGLPFHSGTIAAFILMTVLCYFIIKYARKAKRNIFQTAALSIVYMIIGFSCWMVIPIRANANPPMNLNDPDTAIGMLDYYNREQYGDWPTIYGQNYTAFLDAKGIEKNEDGSFKTTKTGEVYEKDEKTGTYRKTNDRFNYVFNKSHVSLMPRMFNEDKDVMANYISMYGAPDFTLNYANEDVADNPQAKQIFDELRAKYEDKTITAADYLKVKPYDLINVQKPSLAQNLDYFISFQNGYYFVRYLMWNFVGRQNDLEGNMENTKGNWISGISFIDNALLGNQDKMPAKFQNESTVKFFFLPLILGLIGFFFQLNRDFGRFYALLSLFVLTSVGIVFYTGVKPFEPRERDYAMVGSFYAFAIWIGMGAGAILWFLQSKIKSNGANIALGVILLGVPFMMGFQNYNVHDRSNRYTAYDYAYSVLKSLPKNDILFVYGDNDTYPVWAIQETERFRDDVKVVNFTLASTPWNLDQVKRKTYNAAGIPSELTHEDYREGSNDQIYMMKKEDWESVFSMLKQQGVPDTEFQAFRKYLTQDSLTLKEAINFIKFKSPEKDELLKMYFGEEKYEKYNVLPVNKFILPVNKENALKAGIITQEDLPNVVNQIMITYKGNTLYKNNLIMMDLLANFDWKRPISFSSGGIYDSENIFYLNEYLQFDGFSYRLVPVHTVQTPDGDMGKVDANSLYNVVKNFRWGNFKNLNVHFDETATSNIMSYRMSASRAASALALSGQKAKAVEILDLAAKEIPAEKYNDPRSLSAMVTGYIVAGQEQKGLQLAEILKKGIFEEYDYYLSLDPIDQTYVRRQMRTKPMEYSLVVSAVTDAYKKIGQNEKAYAYLVKSIEPIDKKFNVFIKELQQMGKEKAMKESENVQKITPFYQYLFDVMEPFDSTYSKEKEEQITTAIIKATQ, from the coding sequence ATGAAAAATTGGACTTTTAGGCGATGGAACACCGTTTTAGGATGGGTGATTTTTGTCATTGCTTTTTTCACGTACTTGTCTACCATAGAGCCCAACTTCAGTTTCTGGGACTGCGGTGAGTACATTTCTTCTGCTGTAAAACTTGAAGTAACGCACGCTCCGGGAGCTGCATTATTCCAGATTGTGGGGGCTGTAGCCGCCATTTTTGCATTAGGAAAAGGCGAAAATTATTCAATCGTAATTAACGCGATGTCTGCCCTGTTCAGTGCACTAACGATTCTGTTCTTGTTCTGGACCATCACACATTTTGTAAGAAGACTTCTGAACAAGGATTTTGAAGAAGTAACAAAACATCAGGAAATCTCTATTCTCTTTGCCGGAGCTATAGGAGCTTTATGTTTTACGTTTTCAGATACATTCTGGTTTTCAGCAGTAGAAGGAGAAGTATATTCAATGGCTTCCATGTTTATTGCTTTGCTGGTTTGGCTGATCACGAAATGGGAAAATGAATATCAGGCAACGGACAGTGAAAGATGGATTATCCTTATTTTCTTTGTATTAGGGCTTTCTGTAGGAGTACACATGATGTGTATGCTGGCAGTTCCTGCGGTATGTCTGGTTTATTATGCCAGAAATTACAAGTTTACATGGAAAAATTTTATCTGGGCTAACGCGATTACGCTGGGAATTCTGATTATTGTTTTTAAAATTATCTTCCCTTTGATCATGACGATGTTCGGAAAGCTGGAGATTTTCTTTGTAAACGGACTGGGCCTTCCTTTCCACTCAGGAACAATTGCCGCGTTTATTTTAATGACAGTTTTATGCTATTTCATTATTAAGTATGCGAGAAAAGCAAAAAGAAATATTTTCCAGACTGCAGCCTTATCAATTGTGTATATGATTATCGGTTTCTCATGCTGGATGGTAATTCCAATAAGAGCAAATGCCAATCCTCCGATGAACCTTAATGATCCTGATACCGCGATTGGAATGCTGGATTATTATAACAGAGAGCAGTACGGAGACTGGCCGACAATTTATGGACAGAATTATACCGCTTTCCTTGATGCCAAAGGAATTGAAAAAAATGAAGACGGAAGCTTCAAGACCACAAAAACCGGAGAGGTTTACGAAAAAGACGAAAAAACCGGTACGTACAGAAAGACGAATGACAGGTTCAACTACGTATTCAACAAGTCTCATGTAAGTCTGATGCCAAGAATGTTCAATGAAGATAAAGATGTAATGGCCAACTACATTTCTATGTACGGAGCCCCGGATTTTACTTTGAACTATGCCAACGAAGATGTTGCAGACAACCCTCAGGCCAAGCAGATCTTTGACGAGCTGAGAGCGAAATATGAAGATAAAACCATCACAGCAGCAGACTATTTAAAAGTAAAACCATACGATCTGATCAACGTTCAGAAACCTTCATTGGCCCAGAATCTTGATTATTTCATTTCTTTCCAGAACGGATACTATTTTGTAAGATACCTGATGTGGAACTTTGTAGGAAGACAAAACGACCTTGAAGGAAACATGGAAAATACAAAAGGAAACTGGATCTCGGGAATTTCATTTATAGACAATGCTTTATTAGGAAACCAGGATAAAATGCCTGCTAAATTCCAGAATGAAAGTACGGTGAAATTCTTCTTCCTTCCATTAATTTTAGGATTAATTGGTTTCTTTTTCCAACTGAACAGAGATTTCGGAAGATTTTATGCCCTTCTTTCCTTGTTTGTCCTGACAAGTGTAGGGATTGTTTTTTATACAGGGGTAAAACCTTTTGAGCCAAGAGAAAGAGATTATGCGATGGTAGGCTCTTTTTATGCCTTTGCCATCTGGATCGGAATGGGGGCCGGAGCTATTTTATGGTTCCTTCAGTCCAAAATAAAATCCAACGGAGCTAATATTGCTCTGGGTGTTATTCTGTTAGGAGTTCCTTTTATGATGGGATTCCAGAATTATAATGTACATGACAGAAGCAACAGGTATACTGCATATGATTATGCTTATTCAGTATTAAAATCGCTTCCGAAAAATGATATTTTATTTGTTTATGGGGATAATGATACTTATCCTGTGTGGGCAATTCAAGAGACGGAAAGATTCAGGGATGATGTGAAAGTGGTTAATTTTACCCTTGCTTCAACTCCATGGAATCTTGATCAGGTAAAAAGAAAGACATATAATGCAGCAGGAATTCCAAGTGAACTGACTCATGAAGATTACAGAGAAGGTTCAAACGACCAGATCTATATGATGAAGAAAGAGGATTGGGAAAGTGTATTCTCCATGCTTAAACAACAAGGTGTTCCTGACACTGAATTCCAAGCGTTCAGAAAATATCTTACACAGGATTCTTTGACCCTGAAAGAAGCAATTAATTTCATCAAATTCAAATCTCCTGAAAAAGATGAACTTCTGAAAATGTATTTCGGAGAAGAAAAATATGAGAAATACAACGTTCTTCCGGTTAATAAATTCATTCTTCCGGTTAACAAAGAAAATGCTTTAAAAGCAGGAATCATTACCCAGGAAGATCTTCCGAACGTAGTCAATCAAATTATGATCACCTACAAAGGAAACACTCTTTATAAAAACAATCTGATTATGATGGACCTTTTGGCGAACTTCGACTGGAAACGTCCGATCAGCTTCTCTTCAGGAGGAATCTATGACAGTGAAAATATTTTCTATCTGAACGAATACCTTCAGTTTGACGGATTCAGCTACAGATTGGTTCCTGTACATACGGTACAGACTCCGGATGGAGATATGGGGAAAGTAGATGCAAATTCTCTTTACAATGTGGTGAAAAATTTCAGATGGGGGAACTTTAAAAACTTAAATGTTCACTTTGACGAAACAGCTACTTCAAACATTATGAGCTACAGAATGTCAGCGAGCAGAGCGGCTTCAGCATTGGCCTTAAGTGGTCAGAAAGCTAAAGCGGTTGAGATTCTTGATCTTGCAGCAAAAGAAATTCCTGCCGAAAAATACAACGATCCACGTTCATTAAGCGCGATGGTAACCGGATATATCGTTGCAGGTCAGGAGCAGAAAGGTCTTCAGCTGGCGGAAATCCTTAAAAAAGGAATCTTCGAAGAATATGATTACTATTTAAGCCTGGATCCTATTGACCAGACTTATGTAAGAAGACAGATGAGAACGAAACCAATGGAATATTCTCTTGTGGTTTCCGCGGTTACGGATGCTTACAAAAAGATTGGTCAGAACGAAAAAGCATATGCTTATCTGGTGAAATCGATAGAGCCAATTGATAAAAAGTTCAATGTTTTCATCAAAGAACTTCAGCAGATGGGGAAAGAAAAGGCGATGAAAGAATCTGAAAACGTACAGAAAATAACGCCTTTCTACCAGTATTTATTTGATGTGATGGAACCTTTCGATTCTACGTATTCAAAAGAAAAAGAAGAGCAGATCACTACAGCGATCATTAAAGCAACCCAATAG